One Thunnus thynnus chromosome 18, fThuThy2.1, whole genome shotgun sequence genomic region harbors:
- the LOC137169097 gene encoding inverted formin-2-like isoform X6 has translation MAAKTKWGAVKDRVTASPAHDPDATLEANLENADPELCIRLLQVPSVVNYSGLRRRLEASVQSWMVQFLELRGLDLLMEALERLSGRGCARIADALLQLTCVSCVRAVMNSSAGLHFILDNEGYVRILIQALDTSNVMVKMQVFELLAALALFDPQGRRLALDAIDHYKTLKKQQYRFSVIMNELHATDNVPYMVTLMSVVNVLVLGQDDLRKRSRLRQEFIGLQLLDLLPRLRETEDEDLNIQCDALEDSLTEDVEEMERLYGGIDMSSHQQVFTSLFTKVSSSPSSVQLLSILQALLLVDPDRAEVWSALELLADRATLLAQDPAVDSADRLLERLLPHKSISANHRIRTIDRAVQTRLPDSPHGQSEAASSQAPPPPPPPPLPSTGAPPPPPPPPPPLPGMGAPPPPPPLPGMGAPPPLPPLPGMGAPPPPPPPPLPGMGAPPPPPPLPGMGAPPPPPPLPGMGAPPPPPPPPGDIIVAQTVQGLGRSYYSPAPLVSPAPCPSLRMKKLNWQKLPSRVVTAQQSMWTSASSDSMEPDYCSIEQLFSLPPTETKTRTRTKTEPKEISFIDAKKSLNLNIFLKQFKCSHEDFVSLIRRGDRSKFDVEVLKQLIKLLPEKHEVENLKSHQADRDKMASVDQFYLLLLDVPSYSLRVECMLLCEESSCLLETLRPKVDLLDRACQSVRESSRLPSFCKLILDVGNFLNYGTHTGNAEGFKISTLLKLTETKANKSRITLLHHILEEAEQNHPDLLNLPDDLEICEKAAGVNAESIQSEVKSLNKQLKNSEKKLSCAADDLKEQYLSAIQNSLASCEQLQQLLSSVDDRRTELSAYLCEDSSSFSLDELFSTIKTFRGLFLKAIKDNESRRQQEKRRKQREEERKHKGDTKTVRTNVSTQDEGCIIDNLLAEIRKGYNLKKTRPRAERGSLPPAGGTQDGRVQDGDGRVHDGDGRVHDGDSRGHDHPGRMERSLAVDEPDSSVSSQSEQPADPPETVQTPADPPAADQSQTTGDQDPEVDLCLHSETRDGEEVQLQPEDLNQNRNEESTFEEITSVEVRASRQADDPGPGPGPGPGPDQSRMSPAASVCSAGEDVHVGCKPSKRKKGCSLH, from the exons ATGGCGGCCAAAACCAAATGGGGCGCGGTGAAGGACCGTGTGACCGCAAGCCCCGCCCACGACCCCGACGCCACGCTGGAGGCGAATCTGGAGAACGCCGACCCCGAACTCTGCATCCGCCTGCTGCAG GTTCCCAGCGTGGTGAACTACTCGGGTCTGCGTCGGCGTCTGGAGGCCAGCGTTCAGTCCTGGATGGTCCAGTTCCTGGAGCTGCGGGGTCTGGACCTGCTGATGGAGGCGTTGGAGCGTCTGTCGGGCCGCGGCTGCGCCCGCATCGCCGACGctctgctgcagctcacctgCGTCTCCTGCGTCCGAGCCGTCATGAACTCGTCGGCCGGGCTGCACTTCATCCTGGACAACGAGGGCTACGTCAGGATCCTGATCCAGG ctCTGGACACGTCTAACGTCATGGTGAAGATGCAGGTGTTCGAGCTGCTGGCGGCTCTCGCTCTGTTTGACCCTCAGGGACGCCGCCTGGCGCTGGACGCCATCGACCACTACAAG ACTCTGAAGAAGCAGCAGTATCGCTTCAGCGTGATCATGAACGAGCTGCACGCCACCGATAACGTCCCGTACATGGTGACGCTGATGAGCGTGGTCAACGTGCTCGTGTTGGGACAAGACGACCTGAGGAAGAGGAGCCGACTGCGGCAGGAGTTCATCG gactgcagctgctggatCTGCTGCCCCGACTGAG GGAGACGGAAGACGAGGACCTGAACATCCAGTGTGATGCGTTGGAGGACTCGCTGACGGAGGACGTGGAGGAGATGGAGCGACTGTACGGAGGCATCGACATGAGCAGCCACCAGCAGGTCTTCACCTCGCTCTTCACCAAG gTGTCCAGCAGTCCGTCCTCCGTCCAGCTGCTGTCCATCCTGCAGGCGTTGCTGCTGGTGGATCCGGACCGGGCGGAGGTCTGGTCGGCTCTGGAGCTGCTGGCTGACAGAGCGACTCTGCTGGCTCAGGACC CTGCGGTCGATTCTGCCGACCGTCTGCTGGAGAGGCTCCTCCCCCACAAGTCcatctcagccaatcacaggatCCGAACCATCGACAGGGCGGTACAGACTCGACTACCGGACAGTCCTCAtggccaatcagaggcagcGTCTTCTCAagctcctccccctcctcctcctcctcctttaccTAGTACAggagctcctcctcctcctcctcctcctcctcctcccttacCTGGTATGggagctcctcctcctcctcctcccttacCTGGTATGggagctcctcctcctcttcctcctttacCTGGTATGggagctcctcctcctcctcctcctcctcctttaccTGGTATGggagctcctcctcctcctcctcccttacCTGGTATGggagctcctcctcctcctcctcccttacCTGGTATGggagctcctcctcctcctccccctcccccaggTGACATCATCGTAGCTCAGACGGTTCAGGGTCTGGGCAGGTCGTATTACAGCCCTGCCCCCCTGgtaagccccgccccctgccCCAGCCTCCGTATGAAGAAGTTGAACTGGCAGAAACTCCCGTCCAGAGTGGTGACAG CCCAGCAGTCCATGTGGACGTCTGCGTCTTCAGACTCGATGGAACCAGATTACTGCAGCATCGAGCAGCTCTTCAGTCTTCCTCCAACTGAGACCAagaccagaaccagaaccaagACAGAACCCAAAGAG attTCCTTCATCGATGCGAAGAAAAGCCTCAACCTCAACATCTTCCTCAAGCAGTTCAAATG TTCTCATGAGGACTTTGTGTCTCTGATCCGGAGAGGAGACAGATCCAAGTTCGATGTGGAAGTCCTGAAACAGCTGATCAAACTGCTGCCGGAGAAACacgag GTAGAGAACCTGAAATCCCACCAGGCAGACAGGGACAAGATGGCGTCAGTGGACCAGttctacctgctgctgctggatgttCCCAG TTACTCTCTGAGGGTCGAGTGCATGTTGCTGTGTGAGGAAAGCAGCTGTTTGTTGGAGACTCTGAGACCCAAAGTTGATCTGCTGGACCGAGCCTGCCAGA GTGTGAGGGAGAGCTCTCGGCTGCCGAGCTTCTGTAAACTCATCCTGGATGTTGGAAACTTTCTCAACTAT GGGACTCACACAGGGAACGCTGAGGGTTTTAAGATCAGTACTCTGctcaaactgacagaaacaaaagCCAACAAGTCCAGAATCACCCTGCTGCACCACATCCTGGAG GAGGCGGAGCAGAACCACCCCGACCTGCTGAACCTGCCGGATGATCTGGAGATCTGTGAAAAGGCTGCTGG GGTGAACGCGGAGTCGATTCAGTCTGAAGTCAAAAGTCTGAACAAACAGCTGAAGAACTCTGAGAAGAAACTTTCATGTGCAGCCGACGACCTGAAGGAGCAGTACCTGTCTGCCATCCAG AACAGCCTGGCGTCCTgtgagcagctgcagcagctgttgtcGTCGGTGGACGACAGGAGGACGGAGCTGTCGGCGTATCtgtgtgaggacagcagcagcttctcccTCGATGAACTCTTCAGCACCATCAAGACCTTCAGAGGACTTTTCCTCAAAGCCATCAAG GACAATGAGAGCAGGAGGCagcaggagaagaggaggaagcagcgggaggaggagaggaaacacaaaggagACACCAAGACTG TCAGGACGAATGTTTCCACTCAGGACGAAGGCTGCATCATCGACAACCTGCTGGCGGAGATCAGGAAGGGCTACAACCTGAAGAAGACCAGACCCCGAGCTGAGAGAGGCAGCCTGCCCCCTGCTGGCGGGACGCAGGACGGCAGAGTCCAGGACGGGGACGGCAGAGTCCATGATGGGGACGGCAGAGTCCATGATGGGGACAGCAGAGGTCACG ATCATCCCGGGAGGATGGAGAGGTCGCTGGCTGTGGACGAGCCTGATTCGTCtgtttccagccaatcagagcagccTGCGGACCCTCCAGAGACAGTCCAGACCCCCGCAGATCCACCGGCCGCTGACCAGAGCCAGACCACCGGAGACCAGGACCCTGAGGTGGACTTGTGTCTTCACTCAGAGACCAGAGACGGGGAGGAGGTCCAGCTCCAACCAGAGGATTTAAACCAGAACAGGAACGAGGAGTCCACGTTTGAGGAGATCACATCAGTAGAAGTGAGAGCAAGCAGACAGGCTGATgatcctggtcctggtcctggtcctggtcctggtccagaCCAGTCCAGGATGAGTCCAGCAG CGTCTGTTTGCTCTGCAGGTGAAGACGTTCATGTCGGATGCAAACCgtctaaaagaaagaaaggatgcTCGTTGCACTGA
- the LOC137169097 gene encoding inverted formin-2-like isoform X5, whose translation MAAKTKWGAVKDRVTASPAHDPDATLEANLENADPELCIRLLQVPSVVNYSGLRRRLEASVQSWMVQFLELRGLDLLMEALERLSGRGCARIADALLQLTCVSCVRAVMNSSAGLHFILDNEGYVRILIQALDTSNVMVKMQVFELLAALALFDPQGRRLALDAIDHYKTLKKQQYRFSVIMNELHATDNVPYMVTLMSVVNVLVLGQDDLRKRSRLRQEFIGLQLLDLLPRLRETEDEDLNIQCDALEDSLTEDVEEMERLYGGIDMSSHQQVFTSLFTKVSSSPSSVQLLSILQALLLVDPDRAEVWSALELLADRATLLAQDPAVDSADRLLERLLPHKSISANHRIRTIDRAVQTRLPDSPHGQSEAASSQAPPPPPPPPLPSTGAPPPPPPPPPPLPGMGAPPPPPPLPGMGAPPPLPPLPGMGAPPPPPPPPLPGMGAPPPPPPLPGMGAPPPPPPLPGMGAPPPPPPPPGDIIVAQTVQGLGRSYYSPAPLVSPAPCPSLRMKKLNWQKLPSRVVTAQQSMWTSASSDSMEPDYCSIEQLFSLPPTETKTRTRTKTEPKEISFIDAKKSLNLNIFLKQFKCSHEDFVSLIRRGDRSKFDVEVLKQLIKLLPEKHEVENLKSHQADRDKMASVDQFYLLLLDVPSYSLRVECMLLCEESSCLLETLRPKVDLLDRACQSVRESSRLPSFCKLILDVGNFLNYGTHTGNAEGFKISTLLKLTETKANKSRITLLHHILEEAEQNHPDLLNLPDDLEICEKAAGVNAESIQSEVKSLNKQLKNSEKKLSCAADDLKEQYLSAIQNSLASCEQLQQLLSSVDDRRTELSAYLCEDSSSFSLDELFSTIKTFRGLFLKAIKDNESRRQQEKRRKQREEERKHKGDTKTVRTNVSTQDEGCIIDNLLAEIRKGYNLKKTRPRAERGSLPPAGGTQDGRVQDGDGRVHDGDGRVHDGDSRGHGEDGRGHGEDGRGHDHPGRMERSLAVDEPDSSVSSQSEQPADPPETVQTPADPPAADQSQTTGDQDPEVDLCLHSETRDGEEVQLQPEDLNQNRNEESTFEEITSVEVRASRQADDPGPGPGPGPGPDQSRMSPAGEDVHVGCKPSKRKKGCSLH comes from the exons ATGGCGGCCAAAACCAAATGGGGCGCGGTGAAGGACCGTGTGACCGCAAGCCCCGCCCACGACCCCGACGCCACGCTGGAGGCGAATCTGGAGAACGCCGACCCCGAACTCTGCATCCGCCTGCTGCAG GTTCCCAGCGTGGTGAACTACTCGGGTCTGCGTCGGCGTCTGGAGGCCAGCGTTCAGTCCTGGATGGTCCAGTTCCTGGAGCTGCGGGGTCTGGACCTGCTGATGGAGGCGTTGGAGCGTCTGTCGGGCCGCGGCTGCGCCCGCATCGCCGACGctctgctgcagctcacctgCGTCTCCTGCGTCCGAGCCGTCATGAACTCGTCGGCCGGGCTGCACTTCATCCTGGACAACGAGGGCTACGTCAGGATCCTGATCCAGG ctCTGGACACGTCTAACGTCATGGTGAAGATGCAGGTGTTCGAGCTGCTGGCGGCTCTCGCTCTGTTTGACCCTCAGGGACGCCGCCTGGCGCTGGACGCCATCGACCACTACAAG ACTCTGAAGAAGCAGCAGTATCGCTTCAGCGTGATCATGAACGAGCTGCACGCCACCGATAACGTCCCGTACATGGTGACGCTGATGAGCGTGGTCAACGTGCTCGTGTTGGGACAAGACGACCTGAGGAAGAGGAGCCGACTGCGGCAGGAGTTCATCG gactgcagctgctggatCTGCTGCCCCGACTGAG GGAGACGGAAGACGAGGACCTGAACATCCAGTGTGATGCGTTGGAGGACTCGCTGACGGAGGACGTGGAGGAGATGGAGCGACTGTACGGAGGCATCGACATGAGCAGCCACCAGCAGGTCTTCACCTCGCTCTTCACCAAG gTGTCCAGCAGTCCGTCCTCCGTCCAGCTGCTGTCCATCCTGCAGGCGTTGCTGCTGGTGGATCCGGACCGGGCGGAGGTCTGGTCGGCTCTGGAGCTGCTGGCTGACAGAGCGACTCTGCTGGCTCAGGACC CTGCGGTCGATTCTGCCGACCGTCTGCTGGAGAGGCTCCTCCCCCACAAGTCcatctcagccaatcacaggatCCGAACCATCGACAGGGCGGTACAGACTCGACTACCGGACAGTCCTCAtggccaatcagaggcagcGTCTTCTCAagctcctccccctcctcctcctcctcctttaccTAGTACAggagctcctcctcctcctcctcctcctcctcctcccttacCTGGTATGggagctcctcctcctcctcctcccttacCTGGTATGggagctcctcctcctcttcctcctttacCTGGTATGggagctcctcctcctcctcctcctcctcctttaccTGGTATGggagctcctcctcctcctcctcccttacCTGGTATGggagctcctcctcctcctcctcccttacCTGGTATGggagctcctcctcctcctccccctcccccaggTGACATCATCGTAGCTCAGACGGTTCAGGGTCTGGGCAGGTCGTATTACAGCCCTGCCCCCCTGgtaagccccgccccctgccCCAGCCTCCGTATGAAGAAGTTGAACTGGCAGAAACTCCCGTCCAGAGTGGTGACAG CCCAGCAGTCCATGTGGACGTCTGCGTCTTCAGACTCGATGGAACCAGATTACTGCAGCATCGAGCAGCTCTTCAGTCTTCCTCCAACTGAGACCAagaccagaaccagaaccaagACAGAACCCAAAGAG attTCCTTCATCGATGCGAAGAAAAGCCTCAACCTCAACATCTTCCTCAAGCAGTTCAAATG TTCTCATGAGGACTTTGTGTCTCTGATCCGGAGAGGAGACAGATCCAAGTTCGATGTGGAAGTCCTGAAACAGCTGATCAAACTGCTGCCGGAGAAACacgag GTAGAGAACCTGAAATCCCACCAGGCAGACAGGGACAAGATGGCGTCAGTGGACCAGttctacctgctgctgctggatgttCCCAG TTACTCTCTGAGGGTCGAGTGCATGTTGCTGTGTGAGGAAAGCAGCTGTTTGTTGGAGACTCTGAGACCCAAAGTTGATCTGCTGGACCGAGCCTGCCAGA GTGTGAGGGAGAGCTCTCGGCTGCCGAGCTTCTGTAAACTCATCCTGGATGTTGGAAACTTTCTCAACTAT GGGACTCACACAGGGAACGCTGAGGGTTTTAAGATCAGTACTCTGctcaaactgacagaaacaaaagCCAACAAGTCCAGAATCACCCTGCTGCACCACATCCTGGAG GAGGCGGAGCAGAACCACCCCGACCTGCTGAACCTGCCGGATGATCTGGAGATCTGTGAAAAGGCTGCTGG GGTGAACGCGGAGTCGATTCAGTCTGAAGTCAAAAGTCTGAACAAACAGCTGAAGAACTCTGAGAAGAAACTTTCATGTGCAGCCGACGACCTGAAGGAGCAGTACCTGTCTGCCATCCAG AACAGCCTGGCGTCCTgtgagcagctgcagcagctgttgtcGTCGGTGGACGACAGGAGGACGGAGCTGTCGGCGTATCtgtgtgaggacagcagcagcttctcccTCGATGAACTCTTCAGCACCATCAAGACCTTCAGAGGACTTTTCCTCAAAGCCATCAAG GACAATGAGAGCAGGAGGCagcaggagaagaggaggaagcagcgggaggaggagaggaaacacaaaggagACACCAAGACTG TCAGGACGAATGTTTCCACTCAGGACGAAGGCTGCATCATCGACAACCTGCTGGCGGAGATCAGGAAGGGCTACAACCTGAAGAAGACCAGACCCCGAGCTGAGAGAGGCAGCCTGCCCCCTGCTGGCGGGACGCAGGACGGCAGAGTCCAGGACGGGGACGGCAGAGTCCATGATGGGGACGGCAGAGTCCATGATGGGGACAGCAGAGGTCACGGCGAGGACGGCAGAGGTCACGGCGAGGACGGCAGAGGTCATG ATCATCCCGGGAGGATGGAGAGGTCGCTGGCTGTGGACGAGCCTGATTCGTCtgtttccagccaatcagagcagccTGCGGACCCTCCAGAGACAGTCCAGACCCCCGCAGATCCACCGGCCGCTGACCAGAGCCAGACCACCGGAGACCAGGACCCTGAGGTGGACTTGTGTCTTCACTCAGAGACCAGAGACGGGGAGGAGGTCCAGCTCCAACCAGAGGATTTAAACCAGAACAGGAACGAGGAGTCCACGTTTGAGGAGATCACATCAGTAGAAGTGAGAGCAAGCAGACAGGCTGATgatcctggtcctggtcctggtcctggtcctggtccagaCCAGTCCAGGATGAGTCCAGCAG GTGAAGACGTTCATGTCGGATGCAAACCgtctaaaagaaagaaaggatgcTCGTTGCACTGA
- the LOC137169097 gene encoding inverted formin-2-like isoform X4, whose protein sequence is MAAKTKWGAVKDRVTASPAHDPDATLEANLENADPELCIRLLQVPSVVNYSGLRRRLEASVQSWMVQFLELRGLDLLMEALERLSGRGCARIADALLQLTCVSCVRAVMNSSAGLHFILDNEGYVRILIQALDTSNVMVKMQVFELLAALALFDPQGRRLALDAIDHYKTLKKQQYRFSVIMNELHATDNVPYMVTLMSVVNVLVLGQDDLRKRSRLRQEFIGLQLLDLLPRLRETEDEDLNIQCDALEDSLTEDVEEMERLYGGIDMSSHQQVFTSLFTKVSSSPSSVQLLSILQALLLVDPDRAEVWSALELLADRATLLAQDPAVDSADRLLERLLPHKSISANHRIRTIDRAVQTRLPDSPHGQSEAASSQAPPPPPPPPLPSTGAPPPPPPPPPPLPGMGAPPPPPPLPGMGAPPPLPPLPGMGAPPPPPPPPLPGMGAPPPPPPLPGMGAPPPPPPLPGMGAPPPPPPPPGDIIVAQTVQGLGRSYYSPAPLVSPAPCPSLRMKKLNWQKLPSRVVTAQQSMWTSASSDSMEPDYCSIEQLFSLPPTETKTRTRTKTEPKEISFIDAKKSLNLNIFLKQFKCSHEDFVSLIRRGDRSKFDVEVLKQLIKLLPEKHEVENLKSHQADRDKMASVDQFYLLLLDVPSYSLRVECMLLCEESSCLLETLRPKVDLLDRACQSVRESSRLPSFCKLILDVGNFLNYGTHTGNAEGFKISTLLKLTETKANKSRITLLHHILEEAEQNHPDLLNLPDDLEICEKAAGVNAESIQSEVKSLNKQLKNSEKKLSCAADDLKEQYLSAIQNSLASCEQLQQLLSSVDDRRTELSAYLCEDSSSFSLDELFSTIKTFRGLFLKAIKDNESRRQQEKRRKQREEERKHKGDTKTVRTNVSTQDEGCIIDNLLAEIRKGYNLKKTRPRAERGSLPPAGGTQDGRVQDGDGRVHDGDGRVHDGDSRGHGEDGRGHGEDGRGHDHPGRMERSLAVDEPDSSVSSQSEQPADPPETVQTPADPPAADQSQTTGDQDPEVDLCLHSETRDGEEVQLQPEDLNQNRNEESTFEEITSVEVRASRQADDPGPGPGPGPGPDQSRMSPAASVCSAGEDVHVGCKPSKRKKGCSLH, encoded by the exons ATGGCGGCCAAAACCAAATGGGGCGCGGTGAAGGACCGTGTGACCGCAAGCCCCGCCCACGACCCCGACGCCACGCTGGAGGCGAATCTGGAGAACGCCGACCCCGAACTCTGCATCCGCCTGCTGCAG GTTCCCAGCGTGGTGAACTACTCGGGTCTGCGTCGGCGTCTGGAGGCCAGCGTTCAGTCCTGGATGGTCCAGTTCCTGGAGCTGCGGGGTCTGGACCTGCTGATGGAGGCGTTGGAGCGTCTGTCGGGCCGCGGCTGCGCCCGCATCGCCGACGctctgctgcagctcacctgCGTCTCCTGCGTCCGAGCCGTCATGAACTCGTCGGCCGGGCTGCACTTCATCCTGGACAACGAGGGCTACGTCAGGATCCTGATCCAGG ctCTGGACACGTCTAACGTCATGGTGAAGATGCAGGTGTTCGAGCTGCTGGCGGCTCTCGCTCTGTTTGACCCTCAGGGACGCCGCCTGGCGCTGGACGCCATCGACCACTACAAG ACTCTGAAGAAGCAGCAGTATCGCTTCAGCGTGATCATGAACGAGCTGCACGCCACCGATAACGTCCCGTACATGGTGACGCTGATGAGCGTGGTCAACGTGCTCGTGTTGGGACAAGACGACCTGAGGAAGAGGAGCCGACTGCGGCAGGAGTTCATCG gactgcagctgctggatCTGCTGCCCCGACTGAG GGAGACGGAAGACGAGGACCTGAACATCCAGTGTGATGCGTTGGAGGACTCGCTGACGGAGGACGTGGAGGAGATGGAGCGACTGTACGGAGGCATCGACATGAGCAGCCACCAGCAGGTCTTCACCTCGCTCTTCACCAAG gTGTCCAGCAGTCCGTCCTCCGTCCAGCTGCTGTCCATCCTGCAGGCGTTGCTGCTGGTGGATCCGGACCGGGCGGAGGTCTGGTCGGCTCTGGAGCTGCTGGCTGACAGAGCGACTCTGCTGGCTCAGGACC CTGCGGTCGATTCTGCCGACCGTCTGCTGGAGAGGCTCCTCCCCCACAAGTCcatctcagccaatcacaggatCCGAACCATCGACAGGGCGGTACAGACTCGACTACCGGACAGTCCTCAtggccaatcagaggcagcGTCTTCTCAagctcctccccctcctcctcctcctcctttaccTAGTACAggagctcctcctcctcctcctcctcctcctcctcccttacCTGGTATGggagctcctcctcctcctcctcccttacCTGGTATGggagctcctcctcctcttcctcctttacCTGGTATGggagctcctcctcctcctcctcctcctcctttaccTGGTATGggagctcctcctcctcctcctcccttacCTGGTATGggagctcctcctcctcctcctcccttacCTGGTATGggagctcctcctcctcctccccctcccccaggTGACATCATCGTAGCTCAGACGGTTCAGGGTCTGGGCAGGTCGTATTACAGCCCTGCCCCCCTGgtaagccccgccccctgccCCAGCCTCCGTATGAAGAAGTTGAACTGGCAGAAACTCCCGTCCAGAGTGGTGACAG CCCAGCAGTCCATGTGGACGTCTGCGTCTTCAGACTCGATGGAACCAGATTACTGCAGCATCGAGCAGCTCTTCAGTCTTCCTCCAACTGAGACCAagaccagaaccagaaccaagACAGAACCCAAAGAG attTCCTTCATCGATGCGAAGAAAAGCCTCAACCTCAACATCTTCCTCAAGCAGTTCAAATG TTCTCATGAGGACTTTGTGTCTCTGATCCGGAGAGGAGACAGATCCAAGTTCGATGTGGAAGTCCTGAAACAGCTGATCAAACTGCTGCCGGAGAAACacgag GTAGAGAACCTGAAATCCCACCAGGCAGACAGGGACAAGATGGCGTCAGTGGACCAGttctacctgctgctgctggatgttCCCAG TTACTCTCTGAGGGTCGAGTGCATGTTGCTGTGTGAGGAAAGCAGCTGTTTGTTGGAGACTCTGAGACCCAAAGTTGATCTGCTGGACCGAGCCTGCCAGA GTGTGAGGGAGAGCTCTCGGCTGCCGAGCTTCTGTAAACTCATCCTGGATGTTGGAAACTTTCTCAACTAT GGGACTCACACAGGGAACGCTGAGGGTTTTAAGATCAGTACTCTGctcaaactgacagaaacaaaagCCAACAAGTCCAGAATCACCCTGCTGCACCACATCCTGGAG GAGGCGGAGCAGAACCACCCCGACCTGCTGAACCTGCCGGATGATCTGGAGATCTGTGAAAAGGCTGCTGG GGTGAACGCGGAGTCGATTCAGTCTGAAGTCAAAAGTCTGAACAAACAGCTGAAGAACTCTGAGAAGAAACTTTCATGTGCAGCCGACGACCTGAAGGAGCAGTACCTGTCTGCCATCCAG AACAGCCTGGCGTCCTgtgagcagctgcagcagctgttgtcGTCGGTGGACGACAGGAGGACGGAGCTGTCGGCGTATCtgtgtgaggacagcagcagcttctcccTCGATGAACTCTTCAGCACCATCAAGACCTTCAGAGGACTTTTCCTCAAAGCCATCAAG GACAATGAGAGCAGGAGGCagcaggagaagaggaggaagcagcgggaggaggagaggaaacacaaaggagACACCAAGACTG TCAGGACGAATGTTTCCACTCAGGACGAAGGCTGCATCATCGACAACCTGCTGGCGGAGATCAGGAAGGGCTACAACCTGAAGAAGACCAGACCCCGAGCTGAGAGAGGCAGCCTGCCCCCTGCTGGCGGGACGCAGGACGGCAGAGTCCAGGACGGGGACGGCAGAGTCCATGATGGGGACGGCAGAGTCCATGATGGGGACAGCAGAGGTCACGGCGAGGACGGCAGAGGTCACGGCGAGGACGGCAGAGGTCATG ATCATCCCGGGAGGATGGAGAGGTCGCTGGCTGTGGACGAGCCTGATTCGTCtgtttccagccaatcagagcagccTGCGGACCCTCCAGAGACAGTCCAGACCCCCGCAGATCCACCGGCCGCTGACCAGAGCCAGACCACCGGAGACCAGGACCCTGAGGTGGACTTGTGTCTTCACTCAGAGACCAGAGACGGGGAGGAGGTCCAGCTCCAACCAGAGGATTTAAACCAGAACAGGAACGAGGAGTCCACGTTTGAGGAGATCACATCAGTAGAAGTGAGAGCAAGCAGACAGGCTGATgatcctggtcctggtcctggtcctggtcctggtccagaCCAGTCCAGGATGAGTCCAGCAG CGTCTGTTTGCTCTGCAGGTGAAGACGTTCATGTCGGATGCAAACCgtctaaaagaaagaaaggatgcTCGTTGCACTGA
- the LOC137169479 gene encoding C-reactive protein-like, which yields METRMLLFSVLLWTAGHCKVKDLSGKQFTFPSDPSGVNEPHVILHVNTVSIPTMTVCLRFFSQLKRTQGLFSLATRDHSNALLLMKDGQGSYKVHSGSDSYFFLNLPTHELDWNSICWTWDSGTGLTQVWLNGLRTSQKLMGLNYVVSGNLSIIIGQEQDEFRGGYNMNDSFEGDITDLHMWDHIVSACDIRSYMNQGSFDPGNLLDWNNLSYRVSGNVFIQDSDFQEPIC from the exons aTGGAGACGaggatgttgttgttttccgTTCTTCTCTGGACTGCTGGACACTGTAAGGTTAAAG ATCTGTCGGGGAAGCAGTTCACTTTTCCCAGTGATCCCAGTGGTGTAAACGAGCCCCACGTTATTCTTCATGTCAACACTGTTTCCATCCCTACGATGACCGTCTGCCTTCGGTTCTTTTCTCAACTGAAAAGGACGCAGGGACTCTTTTCTTTGGCGACTCGCGACCACAGCAACGCTCTGCTGCTGATGAAGGACGGTCAGGGATCGTACAAGGTCCACTCAGGCAGCGATTCATACTTCTTCCTGAATCTACCGACCCACGAGCTGGACTGGAACTCGATCTGCTGGACCTGGGACTCTGGGACCGGGCTGACCCAGGTGTGGCTGAACGGGCTTCGTACCTCCCAGAAGCTAATGGGACTGAACTATGTAGTGAGCGGGAATCTGAGCATCATCATCGGTCAGGAGCAAGATGAATTTCGAGGTGGTTACAACATGAACGACTCGTTTGAAGGGGACATTACTGACCTTCACATGTGGGACCACATCGTGTCTGCATGTGACATCCGGTCCTACATGAATCAGGGTTCCTTTGATCCCGGGAACCTCCTCGACTGGAACAACCTGAGCTACAGAGTCTCAGGGAACGTCTTCATCCAGGACAGCGATTTCCAAGAACCGATCTGTTAG